The Cardiocondyla obscurior isolate alpha-2009 linkage group LG18, Cobs3.1, whole genome shotgun sequence region CGATATTCAGCGGGAATAAGTTACGTCTCGAGAAGTCGGCGTCAATCAAGAAATTTGCGAGCGTTTTTTCGAAAAGGATTGCTCTCACAGCCGAACCGAACAAATGTCAATTTTGCGAGTGCACCGCCGATAACAACGGCGTCACGCAGATGGAATGCATGCCGTGTATATATCCGACGCCTGTACACGTGGATTACGTAACCGTATGTAGCACatgatatttattagaaacgtttaataagcagattgtttaaaaaaatatacttgatTAAATCTATTTGCAGGAAACCTTTAATGAATCGCTGTCAATGATGCCACCGTTGCACGATATAGATCATGGGCAGATCGATATAGAGAACGactgaaataattaagaaaataccGCAAATAATATTAGATGTTAGATAACTTTGCGCTGATATTAgccgtatttatttataatataggTGATATACCTACCTCCTTTTTCAAGATTTCTCTTGCAGAAATAAATTGGGATTTTTAATTAGGTTTACGAATATTATAAGTACACtgaaattactaaaaattatttctaaatgaCAGAAAGCTTAATGCCAAATAAGTTctataattcatattttacgaCTGCCATTCTTTTACAtatcagaattaaaaaatatatcgcggcATAtggtaaattataataaaataaaatatatgctataaaataaaataccattACGtcatttcaatattaaatattaaggtgtaaatctttttaaaatgaaattatacaCTAAAAGACaaatatggcatttgctgcggcgacggccgCTAAGAACATCGAGAACGCGCACcattacttttacatttttccccGTAAAAATAGTACTGacaatgtaaataatattgaagaCATGGATAATATCGAAAAGATGTTATCTGCAAGCGAAGATACGGATGATTATGACCCTCAGTGtacaatacatttttatttcactgtTTTATTGGATAAGTGATATACTtcatttttagattttttcaaatattataaatataatactaagttactttttaaagtttatctagctaatgagtcaaattaataaattaaaatataccaagatattattaaacttttttaaatttattatgaagTGCTGTCAAAGGTATTACTGTCTTTGTCTTTATCATTATCAGTTGAACTcgttaatgattttttttgtcGGATATTACTGTGCCACATCCCGTAGAAGAAGTATATTGTCAAACCTgtgataatataaattacattaagatATAATTCGGGATAAATGCCCATGCacttataaatacataatttttttttcttcttatgaTTTACTTACCAATTGCCATCCACACGGCGAATCGTATCCACGTGTTTTTATCCAACGTAAACATaagataaatgttaataagAATACTGAGTCCTGGTAAAAACGGCACTAGTGGTACCtgacatatataatattacaaaattaatatttatttattttttctaatacattatttatccaATAAACACTaatggaatattaaaatatcgataacacaatttttttaatagttcaAGAAACATATACTGTACCGAAAATGAGAGTTTTGTATCAGATActggttgaaaataaataaaaccaaGAGTGGTTGCGAGTGCAATGGCTAAAATTACGAGTAACGCTATGAAAGATGCTTTTCCTGCGCTGATCTCTGTCATATACGATGTTAATAAAACAGCCatacaaatacaaaaaacGACTGCAAAGAAATACGTACATGAATCATCTCGAAAGAGCAAAGATAAGTAAAAGTAATGACTTACCGTAACAACATACGAGAGCGGTAACAATTTGCGATGTAAGTTTGGTGgagtgatttaatttattggcCCTTATCAATTGTTttgcgataaatataaaagtccTTGGATTATGAtcaccttttttttcgtacgcTTTACTTTCCTCGTATCTACgaaagatattattaattgaactgtataatttgtattttttatcctAGCCTGATATTTTCCGAACATATCTTTAACTCTAACTCTTTAAAAAATCAAGAATACTagattacaaatttaaatttgttaccGTAGAATCAGTACACAAGATGCAACAATTGAGTATGTAAGCAATGTGCAGATACTCATCATATTAACCAATGGTTCGAGTTCAAATATTGTCGCTAGAATGCCTGTAATATAATGCTCTTTAGTAATtctataattacataattaatactCGTTTCACTGCAATTGCAAACCTGTAAGTAATCCAGCAGAAAGCGTGCCCATGATCGGAGTCTGGAATCGCGAGCTTATGTTACCCATCCATCTGAAAACCAGACCGTCTGAAGCCATTGCATAAATCACTCGCGGCAAAGGAAACATGGACCCCAGCAAACTAAAATAAGTAAAGTTCGATAAAATAGAATATGCcgttttttttccattttaataaAGGATTTATTAAGCCGCGGCTCGTTAAAAATTACCTGGCGCATAGTCCGCTAATCGCTCCGACAGTTACAAACCATTTAGCCCAATCCCATCCTATCACGTCAAACATATGTGGAAATGGTGATTTGGCATTTTGTTCGTAGAAAGGTAGTACGGTGGTGAGCACCGTGGAAACGCCGAAATACGCAAAGAAAACAATCGTTAGCGACACAACAATTGCTATTGGAATGGAACGTTGTGGATTCCTGGCCTCTTCCCCCGTGGTAGCAACGCAATCAAAACCGATAAACCCGTAGAAGCACGTAGCCGCTCCAGTTATGATACCCGATATGCCGTAAGGCATGAATCCTCCGTCGCCGGATTTGCATTCCTCGCAAACGGAACAATCTTCACATTCGCCACAAGTAGGTTCCGTTTTCCAGTTATCAAAGTCGGCTATAAatcattgtaaattttattggGATAGATATCCGAAAACTTTCTGAAAtctgtattattaaaagatatttgtaAGATTTTTAATCACAGTTTAGAAATTAAGTCAacgttttcaaaaataaacTCGAAAAAAGACGTACCTTTCAAAGAACCAGCAATTATAACGAAAAGTACAACTGACAGATTTACGAgggtaaatatattatttaccaTCGAAGATTCCTTGGCTCCGAAAGCGAGAGcaactaaaaaaagaattgtataTTACTTGACATATTTTCATTGTTATCAAAATTGCGCAACAAACTGATGAATTAGTAATGCAAAGTTTATGCACATTCGTGCGTTACAAGACACGCGATTTAATCACCTTATCAGTGTTATTATCCAATAAAACATGCAAGATTTGATTAGACTGGctataaattaaaaggaaaagtaACTTTCTTATTACCTGAGAATGCCAAGGTGACGCCAAGTGCGAAAAAGTCCGGATATGATGACAGATTATCGACTTTCATAGGCATCACCGATTCGAAGAACTTTTTCATTTTGTCATCGAAGAGCACGTCGACGTACGTGCTGAGAGCACGCACCACGCTGGCTGAACCGATAACATATTCCAGAATCAAGGTCCAACCCATGAGAAACGCTACAAATTCACCCATTGTTACATAGCTGTAGATATACGCAGATCCAGCGCGAGGTACCCGTGCACCAAATTCGGCGTAACAGAGACctgaaaaaaaaggtaaaaaatttagtaataatattataaagcaCATGTCTTTACGTTTgactaaagaaaaatttgttacacttgtcatataaaattaaagacgATGAttggataaaattaattttcagatttaattattttaaaaataagcattataatttttattacatgtatgaaaataaataatataaatcggTGAGCTTCACTTTATTCAAATTTACTttgagaatattaaaaaatatatatgttaatgCCACCTGAACAAACAATACATCTTTATATTGTTCGTACGTAGAGTGTATATTAatcatcattatcattatAAATCATTACTTATCAAGTAAGCCAGACGAAGTTTTCTGAAATCCTTAAACCAAGTTTAGCAATGGAATTCACGAGTGAAACAAATTTATCTTGATCGTTGTAGTTCAAAACTACGTCAACAATTTTCGTATCACATTCTGCAAAGCTTGCAGTATTTATATCATCAGGATTGATGTCTGTTTAGGCAACAGTAAAAGTAATGAGCTAAGAGATGTGGACCACATACTCGTTATTTGATTCAACACTCAATGTTTAGAATATAGTTTCTTTGAAATACGTTTTTTCAtcaaaatgtttgaaaaagtaataagaaaatttttgtaaaaatacatttctgaagttacgtttttatttaagcgGCTCATgacaaaaaaatagaaaaaaagaatcaataATGTTAGCCAAATAGTTGATTTCTCACATATTAAtgcgatataaatttgtaaatgaaTAATACCTGCGAACATCGATGCTATTGCAGCAATTGCGAATGATATAGTCACCGCGGGACCAGCATAGCACTTCGCGACGGATCCTGCTAAAACGTAGACACCTACTCCCAGAGTAGAGCCAATTCCTAAAGCCGTGAGATCTAAAGTTGATAGCACCCTCGCCAGTGTACTTTCTTCCGTACAGTCCACTACTTTTCTACGACTAAATGCCTCATATAAGCTACGCAATTTCCACTTCATTTTATGCAACTAGAAAAAGAACatgcatatatgtacaattaataaatataataattaataattgcacgtgccaaaaataactttaaatcaATCAGTGAGAGACTTTTAGAGAacgttacaatttatttttggaaaaatgcataattttctcgaggaaaaaaattaatactgaACTTACCAGAAGGcaacttgttaaaaaaatatccattttttagaacaaatttaaaaacgtgaaaaaaaaagaaaaatcaactTTATAAACTGTCTGCCGAACAGTTAGCACGCGACTGTTGACCGACTAAAGAGACTTAATTAAAATGCCTTTATATAAATCACGTGACGGCGCTACTTCTTCGATGCCTCTCTCTCATCACTTAATTGGCCAAACTGTTTCATTGTTAATAGAAGGGCATTTCTACAAGCAAACTTATGTCTAGATTTATTACAGTTAATCATCGACACTTCATTGCGAAAGTGAACGTCCATCTTTTCTCCGAGTTGACTTAAACGATTCGTagaagcgaataaaaaatgctctatgttcgtttttttttttaatatctatttgTATTATTCAATTCTTGATCAGCATTTCATCATAGGATCGGATATtctgttgaattttaattcggAAATAATCCTATTATATCAATTCtgtgcgtaaaaaaatattaaaatttattatttaatttcctagaaaaattaaatatttagtacaaaaattaaatttaaattcttttagaACTAActtcatatgtatatttaaatttataaatatcttaaataaatatatagtatatttaatGTTGCAAACGTTTCTTAATATGTAGTAACGTTCAATAGATAACACTTAGATAATACTTACGATAAACATGATACCTACTTCTCCAAAGAAACTTTGTCGATTTGTCGCGAATGTTTCGTCACAATCACTGTGCAATCGCACCTGGACGTTCTGGACAATACTGTCAGTAATACTGCATCATCTTGAAATTGTTTTCACAAATACAACTATTCTCTTTATTCTGCTTATCTTTAGGCAAGATATCGGTTATCCTTGACACATGTATATGATAATATGATCATAATCATAAACGAGATACGTTGATATCCCCAAGTAGTCGTTTGGAATTCAGTATCGCTTCTGCAAGCTTGAAGAAGTTACACGCATCGAAAGATAACGAACGGTATTTGAATATACATTTTCACAAATATATACTTCTATAACTGAAAAATTTACTTGTTagtgataaatataaatttattgcaaaatggACGAactatacattatacatatatgtataacaaagatattaaaaagatttataaaccatatatctatgtatatataatatgttatagcaaataaaacattatttcaaTTGGACGGATGTCATATAATACAATcgtataagtatataaattacaaatttaaacttacgataaatattttatatataattaatgataaaatgaACATATATGCACGTTCGCTTGagtttttatacatacataatgtagatatatacattaatatctacattataattataataaaactgcTAGCAcaagcaaaatattttttttagatgagTTACGTGTATAAAATTGTATGATAAAAATGCCACGAAATTTGTACGACAAATGATTcacttaaatataatacattcaTGCATTTACAAAGCTCCAAGgcttatgtaaaattaatttgtgtaTATTGTAATACTATTTAGCATGTGTAATTATACTGAGAATTATCATATGCTCTTGTTAAAAACAAATCTGTGTATATTCAGTCTGCAATAATGAGAGTGATTAATTCATGAAAAGGCTGCCTACAACGCCAGCGAATTGTCCTTGCAGAATCATTATCAAAATCTTAATGCACCATATAAGGAGAGCATAACTGTTACAAGACACATTCCTAAAGATATTTTCTTGTTGCTTGCATCTGActgcaataaataatgaataaatagtacttatttattaatgtcttTACATTAATCTAAGAACGTATACTTACAATAACGTAGTAGTTACATCTATCGCCTTGACAGCAAGAAGAACACTTCCAATCTTGGTACCAAATGTGAGTGCAATCGGGCATATTGTTACGCTGCAGCCTCTCGCATTCTCTTTTAGTAGCACATGTTTTAGAGAcgtaaaattgtttcttaGCACCCTGGGACCAGTACGGCGTGCCTAAAATCATTACGCATATTAccattttataatacaattatgtcaatattttattctttaattaaggCGTCTTTTTCCAAttcaaaattgtattttttttaaattacgattcccTCTTATTGTTGTTTAAAAGATATCAATGCaatctgattttttaattgaatatatcCTTATCGTCTTCAATAACAAGACcgattaaaaagttattgaCTCATAATTGGAAAACAGATAAACTGAACGCGCACGCGACGCCGCGAATAACCTCAAACAGCTAAATATTCAAAAGAAACCTCGCGAGGCATTAACTTACTCCCCCATTTGATTTCCGTGAGGCACACATCCTGCCCCTGCTCGCAGGTCTTAATAGTGTTCAAGCATTTGTCTCGATTGCCTTCTTGATCTGTGCAAACGTAACATTCCAGGGCGTGGCCTGCGGGCAAAAATGATTAACAGAAATGAAGGCGATTCTCGGATTTTAAATCACTTACCGAGAGACGCGCAACAAGTGACGATAAGCGCGAAATGCCACATTGTGAAATTTGACATATCGGAAAGATAACACAAGTACAGCTTATCACAGAGCGGCGATTGGACTCGGAGCCCAGCCCAGCTTTAAATCAGCAGCTGAGGATGACGATTTAGCGCGCGTCCACCCATATGCACAGCACGAAAGTCGTGTAGACGCCTTGATGACGTCTTTTTTGAGACTACTCGTATACGACATGTATGGTAGTACCACTGTCTCACTGCAGGTGTCTCAATAAAGCCGTCCGTCCGAAATCTTTCGTCGATTTAAATTCAAACGTCGCAAAGAAAGTCGTCTTCGCATCTTTTGCACgcttaaattaattcacgttTTATGTCCGCCGATGCACGTTAATCtctgtttaatatattttttattgtaaaatcgGAACGggacgaaattaaaattgttctgATTGGCCGGCTTCTACAATTTTACGCAAGTCGAGGTAAGACCAACCAATCGGACCAATTCTGGTTCAATTCCGTTTCGCCGTGTCTAACCCCGCGTACAGTGTACACCCTACCTTCGTGCGATCATAGCCGTGCTTGAGGGAGCCGGGAGTCGCCTATCTATCgtacatttatttcttctcgTCGCACAGCGATAACGAAAGCGTACGTATGTAGTTAATACGCTTTTtccgtcgcgcgatttcgCCAGGCGATTCGTCAAACCGGCGACGTGAACCCGCTGGAAAGTTCCGACGGAGCGTTTCCCCCGCACGTACCTTTTTTGTGGAACTTCGTCCTGGCcgtataataaatgtaaatactaAA contains the following coding sequences:
- the LOC139109506 gene encoding high affinity cationic amino acid transporter 1 isoform X4, with product MSNFTMWHFALIVTCCASLGHALECYVCTDQEGNRDKCLNTIKTCEQGQDVCLTEIKWGSTPYWSQGAKKQFYVSKTCATKRECERLQRNNMPDCTHIWYQDWKCSSCCQGDRCNYYVILHKMKWKLRSLYEAFSRRKVVDCTEESTLARVLSTLDLTALGIGSTLGVGVYVLAGSVAKCYAGPAVTISFAIAAIASMFAGLCYAEFGARVPRAGSAYIYSYVTMGEFVAFLMGWTLILEYVIGSASVVRALSTYVDVLFDDKMKKFFESVMPMKVDNLSSYPDFFALGVTLAFSVALAFGAKESSMVNNIFTLVNLSVVLFVIIAGSLKADFDNWKTEPTCGECEDCSVCEECKSGDGGFMPYGISGIITGAATCFYGFIGFDCVATTGEEARNPQRSIPIAIVVSLTIVFFAYFGVSTVLTTVLPFYEQNAKSPFPHMFDVIGWDWAKWFVTVGAISGLCASLLGSMFPLPRVIYAMASDGLVFRWMGNISSRFQTPIMGTLSAGLLTGILATIFELEPLVNMMSICTLLTYSIVASCVLILRYEESKAYEKKGDHNPRTFIFIAKQLIRANKLNHSTKLTSQIVTALVCCYVVFCICMAVLLTSYMTEISAGKASFIALLVILAIALATTLGFIYFQPVSDTKLSFSVPLVPFLPGLSILINIYLMFTLDKNTWIRFAVWMAIGLTIYFFYGMWHSNIRQKKSLTSSTDNDKDKDSNTFDSTS
- the LOC139109506 gene encoding cationic amino acid transporter 2 isoform X2, with product MFILHKMKWKLRSLYEAFSRRKVVDCTEESTLARVLSTLDLTALGIGSTLGVGVYVLAGSVAKCYAGPAVTISFAIAAIASMFAGLCYAEFGARVPRAGSAYIYSYVTMGEFVAFLMGWTLILEYVIGSASVVRALSTYVDVLFDDKMKKFFESVMPMKVDNLSSYPDFFALGVTLAFSVALAFGAKESSMVNNIFTLVNLSVVLFVIIAGSLKADFDNWKTEPTCGECEDCSVCEECKSGDGGFMPYGISGIITGAATCFYGFIGFDCVATTGEEARNPQRSIPIAIVVSLTIVFFAYFGVSTVLTTVLPFYEQNAKSPFPHMFDVIGWDWAKWFVTVGAISGLCASLLGSMFPLPRVIYAMASDGLVFRWMGNISSRFQTPIMGTLSAGLLTGILATIFELEPLVNMMSICTLLTYSIVASCVLILRYEESKAYEKKGDHNPRTFIFIAKQLIRANKLNHSTKLTSQIVTALVCCYVVFCICMAVLLTSYMTEISAGKASFIALLVILAIALATTLGFIYFQPVSDTKLSFSVPLVPFLPGLSILINIYLMFTLDKNTWIRFAVWMAIGLTIYFFYGMWHSNIRQKKSLTSSTDNDKDKDSNTFDSTS
- the LOC139109506 gene encoding cationic amino acid transporter 2 isoform X1; translation: MDIFLTSCLLLHKMKWKLRSLYEAFSRRKVVDCTEESTLARVLSTLDLTALGIGSTLGVGVYVLAGSVAKCYAGPAVTISFAIAAIASMFAGLCYAEFGARVPRAGSAYIYSYVTMGEFVAFLMGWTLILEYVIGSASVVRALSTYVDVLFDDKMKKFFESVMPMKVDNLSSYPDFFALGVTLAFSVALAFGAKESSMVNNIFTLVNLSVVLFVIIAGSLKADFDNWKTEPTCGECEDCSVCEECKSGDGGFMPYGISGIITGAATCFYGFIGFDCVATTGEEARNPQRSIPIAIVVSLTIVFFAYFGVSTVLTTVLPFYEQNAKSPFPHMFDVIGWDWAKWFVTVGAISGLCASLLGSMFPLPRVIYAMASDGLVFRWMGNISSRFQTPIMGTLSAGLLTGILATIFELEPLVNMMSICTLLTYSIVASCVLILRYEESKAYEKKGDHNPRTFIFIAKQLIRANKLNHSTKLTSQIVTALVCCYVVFCICMAVLLTSYMTEISAGKASFIALLVILAIALATTLGFIYFQPVSDTKLSFSVPLVPFLPGLSILINIYLMFTLDKNTWIRFAVWMAIGLTIYFFYGMWHSNIRQKKSLTSSTDNDKDKDSNTFDSTS
- the LOC139109506 gene encoding cationic amino acid transporter 2 isoform X3 encodes the protein MKWKLRSLYEAFSRRKVVDCTEESTLARVLSTLDLTALGIGSTLGVGVYVLAGSVAKCYAGPAVTISFAIAAIASMFAGLCYAEFGARVPRAGSAYIYSYVTMGEFVAFLMGWTLILEYVIGSASVVRALSTYVDVLFDDKMKKFFESVMPMKVDNLSSYPDFFALGVTLAFSVALAFGAKESSMVNNIFTLVNLSVVLFVIIAGSLKADFDNWKTEPTCGECEDCSVCEECKSGDGGFMPYGISGIITGAATCFYGFIGFDCVATTGEEARNPQRSIPIAIVVSLTIVFFAYFGVSTVLTTVLPFYEQNAKSPFPHMFDVIGWDWAKWFVTVGAISGLCASLLGSMFPLPRVIYAMASDGLVFRWMGNISSRFQTPIMGTLSAGLLTGILATIFELEPLVNMMSICTLLTYSIVASCVLILRYEESKAYEKKGDHNPRTFIFIAKQLIRANKLNHSTKLTSQIVTALVCCYVVFCICMAVLLTSYMTEISAGKASFIALLVILAIALATTLGFIYFQPVSDTKLSFSVPLVPFLPGLSILINIYLMFTLDKNTWIRFAVWMAIGLTIYFFYGMWHSNIRQKKSLTSSTDNDKDKDSNTFDSTS